The region TGGCCGCGCGGCGCGAACCGGCACGATCCCAGGCGGCATCATCGAGAACGGCAAGCTGCACATCGACAAGCTGAGGGCCGACACGCCCGAAGGGGCCGAGGATCTCGTGCTCGATCTCTATCAACAGCTCCCGCCCGCGAGGATCACCGATCTGTTGCTGGAAGTCGATGAGCGAACCGGATTTTCCGAGGCGTTCACGCATCTGCGCACCGGCGCGCCCTGCAGCGACCGGATCGGCCTGATGAACGTGTTGCTGGCGGAAGGCGTCAATCTCGGTTTGCGCAAGATGGCGGCGGCGACCAACACGCACAGCTTCTGGGAATTGCTGCGGATCGCGCGCTGGCATGTCGAAGGCAGCGCCTATGATCGGGCGCTCGCCATGATCGTGGAGGCCCACGCCGCCCTGCCCATGGCCGCCTTCTGGGGACAAGGGCAATCGGCATCCAGCGACGGGCAGTTCTTCCTTGCTACCGAGCAGGGCGAGGCGATGAATCTGATCAACGCGAAATATGGCAACGTCCCGGGCCTCAAGGGATACAGCCATGTGTCCGATCAATATGCGCCGTTCGCAACCCAGGTGATCCCGGCAACGGTCAGCGAGGCTCCCTATATCCTGGACGGGCTGCTCATGAATGACGCGGGCCGCCGCGTTCGCCAGCATTTTGCCGACACGGGCGGCTTCACCGATCATGTGTTCGCCGCCTGCGCCTTGCTCGGCTACAGGTTCGCCCCCCGTATCCGCGATCTCCCTCAGAAAAGACTCTATGCCTTCACGCCCAACGCGACGCCGGCCAATGTGCGAGCGCTGGTCGGAGGTAAGATCAATGAACCGCTCATCGAGCGCAACTGGCCCGACATCCTGCGCATCATGGCGACGATCGCAGCGGGGATCGTCGCCCCCAGCCAGATTCTTCGCAAGCTCGCCTCTTACCCGCGCCAGAATGAGCTGGCCCTCGCATTGCGAGAGGTGGGCCGCATCGAGCGAACCCTGTTCATGATCGACTGGATTCTTGATGCCGGCCTCCAGCGCCAGGCTCAGATCGGCCTCAACAAGGGTGAGGCCCACCACGCCCTAAAGCGCGCCATCAGCTTCCACCGCCGAGGTGAAATCCGGGATCGATCCGGCGAAGGCCAGCACTATCGCATCGCCGGAATGAACCTGCTCGCCGCCATCATCATATTCTGGAACACCATGAAGCTCGGCGAGGTCGTCAATACCCGGGCCGCCAGCGGTACCCATATCGCGCCTGATCTACTCGCCCACGTCTCGCCGTTGGGATGGGAACACATCAATCTAACCGGGGAATATCGCTGGCCCAAATCCTTAGCGTAGGATTCCGCCCCCTCCCGCAAACGCCCCCATGCTGGCAGACCCGACCATCACCGTCGAGGAGGTGGCAGCGCAGCTCGGGGTGCAGCCATCGACGCTCTACCGGCACATTCCGGGCGGGCGCAGCTCGTTAAGCCTGCCGGCGTAGCGGAGGCCGCCCCGAGCGGGGCGGCCGCGTTGTTTGTCCCACCCACCCAGCTCTTGGGGCCGGGCATTGCGGCCCGGCCGGGCGCGAAAGCGCGTTCAGGCGAGGTCGTTGTTGCTTGCGCGTGAGCGTGTTCACACGTTCACGTGTTCATAGGTTCACATGAAACCATTGTCAGAGAGCGATGCATCCCCCCTTGACCATGTTGTGAGAAATAGCTACATTCGCGCCAATGCATCGGAAAGCCCTGCGTAACATCTCTTGGATCAAGGGCGCGCTTAAAGAGTTCGGCCGCTTTCCCGAGGACGCGCAGGACCAGGCGACCGACGCCCTCACGGCAATTGCCGAGGGTGACACGCCAGACATCGCTAAGCCCATGACCGGTTTGGGTTCGGGTATATGGGAACTGGCGATCAAGGAACGGGGAGACGCCTTCCGGGTGATCTACGCCCTCCAGCTCGACGACGACATTTGGGTGGTTCACGCCTTCCAGAAGAAGTCTAAGAGCGGGATCGCCACCCCGAAGCAGGAAATCGACCTGGTGCGCGAGCGCATCAAGCGTTTGAAGGAGGCGCTGCAATGACCGACGATGACGACTTCGAGATGATCCGAGGCACCGGCAACGTCTATGCCGACCTTGGTATGAAAGAACCCGAACAGCGCCAGCTCCGCGCGATCCTGGCGGCCGAGATCAGCAAGACGCTGGCGACCGACAATCTGACGGTGCGTGCGGCCGAGAAGATCACCGGCGTCGCCGCAGCCGATTTTTCGCGCATCCGTCAGTCCAAGCTCAAGGGCTTCACCATCGACCGGTTGATGACGATCCTCGATCGGCTTAATCGCGATGTGCAGGTGTCTGTATCCGTGCTGCCGCGCAAGGCGGACGGGCAAGCAGGGTTTCACCTTCTCCCGGCCTGAAATGCTCGACTAGGCCATCGAGGCGGTGTGTTCCAAGTTCGACGACCTGCCGCCGCTAGTCTGGAAGCCCCTTATCGACGAGGCTGTTGTGGCGACGCGGCGAGCGCCGAAATCCGCGAACAGCAAATAGGGTCTGGCGCCTGCCGCTGCGCGGTACCGCCGCTCTCAGTCGCTTCGCTCCCCAAGCCCGCAAGCGGTCTTGGCCCTGCCGGGTTCCGATCGGCTGGCGGGGAGAGGATCCGCGCAGCGGATCGCCGCCTTGACGTGGGCGCATGATTCGTCCACACGTGAACGTGTTCACAAGTCCACACGTTCACGTGTTCAGGGGTTCACATGAAGGTCATTACCGTCATCAGCCAGAAAGGCGGCGCGGGCAAGACGACTCTGGCGATCCACCTAGCCGCAGCCGGTGCGGGTGCGGGGCTTACCGCGTTGATCCTCGACACCGACCCGCAGGCGACCGCGAGCCACTGGAGCGAGTGGCGCGGATCGTCGGACCTAGAGGTGGTCGATTGTGCCTCCCCTCCCCTCTTGCCCCGCAAGCTTCAGCAGGCCGCCGAACTGGGGGCCGACCTGGTGGTGATCGACACCCCGCCCCATGCCGACATCATGGCGCGGGAAGCCTGCAAGGTCGCTGACCTGGTGCTGATTCCGTGTCGTCCGCAAGCCTTCGACCTCAAAGCCGTCGAGATGACGGCCGAGCTGGTGCAGGCGAGCGGCAAACCCGCGTTCGTGTTGTTCATGGGCGGCCCCCAGCGCGCGCCGACAACCTACCGGGATGCCCGCGAGCTGATCGAGGGTAGCGATGGCGTCGCCGGCATGGGCGTGGACGTTGCGCCCGTCATGCTCACCCAGCGGGCGATCTATCATCACAGCACGGCGCAGGGGAAAACCGCGATCGAGCTGGAACCCGAAGGCAAAGCGGCGGAGGAAGTTGCCGCGCTATGGGAGTGGACAAGTAAACAGGTGAACGTGTCCACACGTTCACGAGTGAACAACGAGCGGGGCGCGGCATGAGCAAGTTCGGCGCAATGAAGCAGCAGCGGGCGGAGAAGGCTGGCGCGATCGGCGACAGCCCAGACCAGGCGACGGCGACGGTCGCCACCCGCGCCCAGACCCGGCAGGGCAAGAAGGCGGTGAGCGCCTATTTCAGCCCTGAGGTCAGTCGCGGCCTCAATATGCTGGCGGCCGAGCAGGGGACGACGTTGCAGGCGCTCCTTGGCGAAGCCATCGACCTTCTTATGCGGCAGCATGGCAAGCATCCGTTTGGCGAGCGGTAGCTGTCCACGCGTGAATATGTGAATGTGTGAACACAGAAATTAGGAGCTTGGGGGTGGCACGATCGACAAACGCCAGAAAGCCGGCCGGGACGGCAGCGCAGGCCGACGAACCGATGCTGCCGATCGAAGCGCCGCGCCGTCAGCGCAACCGCATCGGCAAGAAATCGATCGCTGGCCGGTTTGATCCGGCGGTTGCCCGAGCGTTCGCGATCCTTGCTGTCAAGGAGGACAGCACGATCGAGGCGATGTTGACCGAGGCCGTCCTCGACATTCTCCAAAAATACAATCAGCCAATCGAGAAGTGAACAGGCTCACGTGTGAATGTGTGGACACGTGGACAATAGACCTATTGCACCAGCCTTATAGAGCACACTTCCCAACGCTATAGGAATCTGACAGGCTTTGGTGTCGGCGAACTCGTTCGCCGATTCGTCGTGGCGATCATAGCGGGTGGCACCGCTAGGGCCAAAACGACGAAAGCCCGGCTTGGCGGCCGGGCTCTCGGAAAGTCTGATGGGCGGGAAGCCCGTGTTCTGTCGCAGGAAC is a window of Sphingobium amiense DNA encoding:
- a CDS encoding ribbon-helix-helix domain-containing protein, with amino-acid sequence MLPIEAPRRQRNRIGKKSIAGRFDPAVARAFAILAVKEDSTIEAMLTEAVLDILQKYNQPIEK
- a CDS encoding helix-turn-helix domain-containing protein; translated protein: MTDDDDFEMIRGTGNVYADLGMKEPEQRQLRAILAAEISKTLATDNLTVRAAEKITGVAAADFSRIRQSKLKGFTIDRLMTILDRLNRDVQVSVSVLPRKADGQAGFHLLPA
- a CDS encoding ribbon-helix-helix domain-containing protein codes for the protein MSKFGAMKQQRAEKAGAIGDSPDQATATVATRAQTRQGKKAVSAYFSPEVSRGLNMLAAEQGTTLQALLGEAIDLLMRQHGKHPFGER
- the parA gene encoding ParA family partition ATPase, with translation MKVITVISQKGGAGKTTLAIHLAAAGAGAGLTALILDTDPQATASHWSEWRGSSDLEVVDCASPPLLPRKLQQAAELGADLVVIDTPPHADIMAREACKVADLVLIPCRPQAFDLKAVEMTAELVQASGKPAFVLFMGGPQRAPTTYRDARELIEGSDGVAGMGVDVAPVMLTQRAIYHHSTAQGKTAIELEPEGKAAEEVAALWEWTSKQVNVSTRSRVNNERGAA
- a CDS encoding type II toxin-antitoxin system RelE/ParE family toxin; amino-acid sequence: MHRKALRNISWIKGALKEFGRFPEDAQDQATDALTAIAEGDTPDIAKPMTGLGSGIWELAIKERGDAFRVIYALQLDDDIWVVHAFQKKSKSGIATPKQEIDLVRERIKRLKEALQ